The genomic stretch TCTATTTTTTCTCTAATGCCTTTTTGATCCGATACAACATAAACTCATAATGTAGTTTCGTTTCACCTGTACTACTTATCACCGCCCGCTGAATCATATCTCGTGTTTTCAGTAACAGATCCAAATAAACATGAGCTATTGGTCCATTGGAAGCTTCAAAATAAGGGATCGAATTGTATCCCGCAACCTCATCCCGCAACTCATAATTCATACTCTGTCGTATTCCTTGCTGTATCCGGTTTACAAGCTTTAACTCTTCCGGATTTAAAGAACGGAATCCATTTTCCATATTAGGGGAAAATACCGTTACCGGAGCATCAACACAAGAAGTTGCAATGATACTAGCCAAGAATATTTGTTCCATGTCCATATCATGCTTTGTCAAAGGTTTATTCTGCATCGTATTTTTCCAAATATGATTATATATGTCAAGAACAAACTCCTCGGGCGTATATTCGCCTCCCGATTTCTGTGCAGCAATACTCACGTAATGTAAACGGGACATAATCTCTCCGAAAAGACTTTCCCTTATCTTGGTAGAAGGCAAATCCATAATCTGCAATTGACGCAAAACATCTTTATTATCCAGCCAATCAAGATCTTTACATGAATTTAACAGATAGATAAGCATACGACGCTGCGTTTCTTTAGGAACTACTTTATAGCTGGGCATTTGCTCATCATATAACTCAATTCCACCTAAATAAGCAACTATCGGAACGAACTCTCCTTTAAAACCCTCGGTCAATTCCATATAACATAAACGACGAGCACTTAGATCCATGTCATCTTCTTTATACCATTCAAAAAAATTATTAATCGCTATTTTCAAATTGCGAATAATATATTCTCTCGCTTTCACCGGATCATCTCCTAGATCTTTACGACTAACACGAGGATCAAATTTCGCCCAGTTATCCGGAGTCTGCATGTATAAACAATACGGCTTATCCTGCATTTCTTTTATCCATTGTCCAAGCACAGCTTTTTCTTCCCGAAAATGTTTGACTTCCATTATCGGCTTGTACAGGTATTTAATCACTTCATAATCATAAGGACCCAAATTTTGTTGAACCAGAACAACACCTTTCTTAACATCCTCTGGCTGGGCTATTTTATTACAAGTGAAATCATCCATAACAGATGCAACAACACCATATTTTCTTGTAAAGGAAGCTGAACGTAACGAATCAACCGGATATACAGAAGATGCAGCATAATTATCCGTCAAACCCAAACAACGACCAATAGCCTGCATCATTTTCGCCTTGAACATTTCACCAAACTGCTCCTCTGATAAACGGGCCTTACGCACGGAAGGATCAACTGCCATCGTCTCTTCAGTACGAGATGTGTAGAAATAAGAAGCCACGTTAGCGGGCAAATATACAGAAGCATTCAGAATCTCGCCGGTACGAGGATCGGTATGCATGGAATATTGCGGATAATACATCCACGACGGAGCATAACGAATCACCGAATTGTGAATATCTCCGGCATCGAAAGAGGAATCTTTCGGGAACAACTCAGTCCGTACCACATTCCGAAGACCTATTTTCTCAAATGCAGCATTCCAAGCCTCTGCCCCGGCCTTTACGTACTTAATCCATGAATCAGGCATTAACGTATCGATATAAAACACGATTGGCTTTTTCACATCCACCATCTCACCCTGTTTATAACGGATTTCATCAACGGGTTCAATCCGCCAACGCTTGGTAATATAATAAGTTTTTATACCCTGGCACACATCTGGCAATTCTGTTTGTATAATGGCATTTACTCCGATTCGAGAATCTGCCAGACGAGGTCTCATCGGATCCTCAGGCAATAACATGAGAATTTTATTCACAGTCACAGAAACCGGAACATCTTTTGCCTGCATGAAAGAACCGAGCACTAATCGGTCAACGTTAAAACCTAAATTACAACGCACGCTCATACTGTTATCGTTCCCACATATTCCCAATAATTCGGAACGCTGGGATTGAAACTTATGGATACGTTGTACAAAACCGTAAAGCGAATTTCCGGCATAACTGGGAAAAGGATTCGTCAACCTGGAACTTTCCAGGAAAAGTTCTGTCATATCGACAACCACAGCCTTTTTATCCGGAGTGTAAGCTAATATTTTGTAACTCTG from Butyricimonas virosa encodes the following:
- a CDS encoding zinc-dependent metalloprotease; this encodes MKEIIYAIFLSFFLCGLCGNAEAKKKKEVKKAIKREVQTPYDKLFKGKKAFTVNGLMKMHLMAGKVYAEFPIELLNRDLALTSSIEDISDNGEGVVGQFAGRVNQFRFTLQDSMLQARLVRRYGVKNTGMGKNADQIIERSNTPGIFQSYKILAYTPDKKAVVVDMTELFLESSRLTNPFPSYAGNSLYGFVQRIHKFQSQRSELLGICGNDNSMSVRCNLGFNVDRLVLGSFMQAKDVPVSVTVNKILMLLPEDPMRPRLADSRIGVNAIIQTELPDVCQGIKTYYITKRWRIEPVDEIRYKQGEMVDVKKPIVFYIDTLMPDSWIKYVKAGAEAWNAAFEKIGLRNVVRTELFPKDSSFDAGDIHNSVIRYAPSWMYYPQYSMHTDPRTGEILNASVYLPANVASYFYTSRTEETMAVDPSVRKARLSEEQFGEMFKAKMMQAIGRCLGLTDNYAASSVYPVDSLRSASFTRKYGVVASVMDDFTCNKIAQPEDVKKGVVLVQQNLGPYDYEVIKYLYKPIMEVKHFREEKAVLGQWIKEMQDKPYCLYMQTPDNWAKFDPRVSRKDLGDDPVKAREYIIRNLKIAINNFFEWYKEDDMDLSARRLCYMELTEGFKGEFVPIVAYLGGIELYDEQMPSYKVVPKETQRRMLIYLLNSCKDLDWLDNKDVLRQLQIMDLPSTKIRESLFGEIMSRLHYVSIAAQKSGGEYTPEEFVLDIYNHIWKNTMQNKPLTKHDMDMEQIFLASIIATSCVDAPVTVFSPNMENGFRSLNPEELKLVNRIQQGIRQSMNYELRDEVAGYNSIPYFEASNGPIAHVYLDLLLKTRDMIQRAVISSTGETKLHYEFMLYRIKKALEKK